From a region of the Butyrivibrio sp. AE3004 genome:
- a CDS encoding ABC transporter permease, translated as MKSNILKKWSNRIDEYKFLFSQLVKRDFSQKYKRTTLGMAWSVLSPLLTLLVMKIVFTSFFGRNTPHYTTYLFSGNLVMAFYKEATKNGMDSLLKNAKIIEKINLPKYLFLLSKNVSALVNFSLTLTVYFFFCFLDHIIFSPRMLMLIYPVICLTIMNIGIGMILSALYVFFRDIKYLYDVFLTLLTYCSAIFYRVDRYSPATQNLFLFNPVYVMIKYFRTVVIDMTIPSLQYHMLCLFYALFYLAIGSWVYKKYNNEFIYYL; from the coding sequence ATGAAAAGTAATATATTAAAAAAATGGAGTAACAGAATAGACGAATATAAGTTTTTGTTTAGTCAGCTTGTAAAGAGAGACTTTTCCCAAAAGTACAAGAGAACAACACTTGGTATGGCGTGGAGCGTACTTTCACCCCTTCTTACATTGCTTGTAATGAAGATAGTATTCACATCTTTTTTTGGAAGAAATACGCCTCATTACACCACCTATCTTTTCAGCGGTAACCTGGTTATGGCATTTTATAAAGAGGCTACCAAGAACGGAATGGATTCTCTTTTGAAGAATGCCAAGATAATTGAGAAAATAAACCTTCCCAAGTATCTGTTCCTATTGTCCAAGAATGTGTCGGCTCTGGTTAATTTCTCGCTGACGCTTACTGTATATTTCTTCTTCTGTTTTTTGGATCATATTATTTTCAGTCCCAGAATGCTGATGCTGATATACCCGGTAATATGCCTGACAATTATGAATATCGGAATAGGAATGATTCTGTCGGCATTATATGTTTTCTTTAGAGATATAAAGTATCTGTATGATGTATTTTTGACACTGCTTACCTACTGTTCTGCGATATTCTACAGAGTAGACAGATATAGTCCTGCTACGCAGAATCTGTTTTTGTTTAACCCTGTGTATGTCATGATCAAGTATTTCAGAACGGTTGTAATCGATATGACGATTCCTTCACTTCAGTATCATATGTTGTGCCTGTTCTATGCACTTTTCTATCTTGCTATAGGCTCATGGGTTTATAAGAAGTACAACAATGAGTTCATTTACTACTTATAA
- a CDS encoding NAD-dependent epimerase/dehydratase family protein — MNLLDNELYKDDIKQVATLELPWEKLDGKTVMLSGATGLIGSFLIDALLYRNKHIGKNTKVVALGRSKERIYNRFGLDGDTEYFEAYAQDVNDDISDELKQVSADYILHLASNTHPLQYSTDPIGTIITNIIGLKNMLDLADSKKAERFVFASSVEVYGENKGDTERFSEDYLGYIDCNTLRAGYPESKRAGEALCQAYIKQKDMDIVIARLSRTYGPSMLKSDTKAISQFIKKGVDKEDIVLKSKGNQLYSYSYVADAVSALLYCLLFGKNGEAYNIADPASDITLKDMAEIVAEYAGKKVVFELPDETEAAGYSKATKAMLDSFKIKTLGWKAEYDIKKGLTRTIDILRWASVLTHP, encoded by the coding sequence ATGAATTTATTAGATAACGAACTTTACAAAGATGACATAAAGCAGGTGGCAACACTTGAGCTTCCCTGGGAGAAGCTTGACGGAAAAACAGTTATGCTCTCCGGAGCAACCGGACTTATAGGAAGCTTTTTGATAGATGCTCTACTTTACAGAAACAAGCATATTGGCAAGAATACGAAAGTTGTTGCTCTCGGAAGAAGTAAAGAGAGAATCTACAACAGATTTGGATTAGACGGTGATACGGAATACTTTGAGGCTTATGCACAGGATGTAAACGATGATATATCTGATGAGCTTAAGCAGGTGAGTGCAGACTATATACTTCATCTTGCAAGTAATACACATCCTCTTCAGTATTCTACAGACCCAATAGGAACAATTATCACTAACATTATCGGTCTTAAGAATATGCTTGATCTTGCTGACAGCAAAAAGGCTGAGCGTTTTGTTTTTGCATCCTCCGTTGAAGTTTACGGTGAGAATAAAGGCGACACGGAGCGCTTTTCAGAGGATTATCTGGGTTATATCGACTGCAATACCTTAAGGGCGGGTTATCCCGAGAGTAAGCGTGCAGGAGAGGCTCTGTGCCAGGCATATATCAAGCAGAAGGATATGGACATAGTAATTGCCAGACTTTCAAGAACCTATGGCCCTTCAATGCTTAAGTCTGACACCAAGGCGATTTCCCAGTTTATCAAAAAGGGTGTGGATAAAGAGGACATTGTCCTTAAGTCAAAGGGTAATCAGCTTTATTCCTACAGCTATGTAGCCGATGCTGTTTCAGCACTCTTATACTGTCTCCTTTTTGGAAAGAACGGAGAGGCCTACAATATCGCAGATCCGGCCTCTGACATAACTCTTAAGGATATGGCGGAGATAGTAGCTGAATATGCGGGCAAAAAGGTGGTGTTTGAGCTTCCGGATGAGACAGAGGCTGCCGGTTATTCCAAGGCAACAAAGGCTATGCTTGATTCCTTTAAGATAAAGACCCTCGGCTGGAAGGCTGAATATGATATTAAAAAGGGACTTACAAGGACAATTGATATACTGAGATGGGCTAGTGTACTGACACATCCATAA
- a CDS encoding CgeB family protein, giving the protein MQNLSKKTAKIKSAINSHIASCIRPVQNTITDLGEKKLNIELPDTQRPLMALTFLPGSDISEDTLFRIKSRLSGLFDYSFITFSEKKVSFKTVNERILEAKADYIIFLNNVYDISKAFDKILFSVYSGNGSAGAVGARSYYSKKSGRTNSGLIKQLGLCTQKRFEKDGITPYLLLKENRNRKILWRSKASILEERIPSTDLLMMPFKEFEEHHGFFEMYDTEFSPYALSDICFLCEAKGLKNYLSASCTASVSFKTEKKKDARLLNRRIFRSRWYRYISSEKQASSANLDANSIDICGPMPENESAKFWGDYHYALAMKKSFEKQGFKVNILSREHWYDYTNSKYSIVLRGTRPYYRSAIDTGRIMMFWAISHPADITPEELNQADHVFFASEKMQEVFEPKIKTASSVLPQCTDPDVMFCSGSCSLSPELLFVGNSRHVYRRIIKDLIPTEHDLQIYGRHWEDFPEVQKHVVSDYIANSEVSSAYHNAAILLNDHWDDMLEYGIISNRIFDALCAGAFVISDNVPGIHELLGDAVVTYNDRDDLKNKVDYYLSHPDERNAIASMAQSLVKEKHSFDARIAEIIKVMSQTKV; this is encoded by the coding sequence ATGCAAAACTTAAGTAAAAAAACAGCAAAAATAAAAAGCGCCATAAACAGTCATATAGCAAGCTGTATCAGACCGGTGCAAAATACTATTACTGACTTAGGAGAAAAAAAGTTAAACATCGAACTTCCGGACACACAGCGTCCTTTAATGGCGCTTACTTTCCTTCCGGGTTCAGACATATCGGAAGATACTCTTTTTCGGATAAAATCCCGCCTATCAGGGCTTTTTGATTACAGTTTCATAACCTTTTCCGAAAAAAAGGTTTCTTTTAAAACTGTAAATGAGCGCATTCTTGAGGCAAAGGCAGATTATATCATTTTTCTTAATAACGTTTACGATATATCTAAGGCCTTTGATAAGATTCTGTTCTCCGTTTATAGTGGAAATGGATCTGCAGGTGCAGTAGGCGCACGAAGCTATTATTCCAAAAAATCCGGAAGGACAAATTCAGGACTTATAAAACAGCTTGGTCTATGCACTCAAAAACGTTTCGAAAAAGACGGTATTACACCCTATCTTTTGTTAAAAGAAAACAGAAACCGGAAAATTTTGTGGAGATCAAAAGCCTCAATACTTGAAGAAAGAATACCTTCTACCGATCTTTTGATGATGCCATTTAAAGAATTTGAAGAACATCATGGATTTTTTGAGATGTATGATACGGAATTTTCTCCCTATGCTCTTAGCGATATTTGCTTTTTATGTGAAGCAAAAGGATTAAAAAACTATCTAAGTGCCTCCTGCACGGCTTCCGTTTCTTTCAAAACGGAAAAGAAGAAAGATGCGAGGCTACTGAACAGAAGGATATTCAGAAGCAGATGGTACAGATATATATCTTCAGAAAAACAGGCTTCTTCTGCTAACCTTGATGCAAACAGCATAGACATCTGCGGACCGATGCCCGAAAATGAATCGGCCAAGTTCTGGGGAGATTACCACTATGCCCTTGCCATGAAGAAGTCCTTTGAAAAACAGGGTTTCAAGGTAAATATACTTTCAAGGGAACACTGGTATGACTATACGAATTCCAAATATTCCATAGTGCTTCGCGGCACCAGACCTTACTACAGATCAGCAATTGATACCGGCAGGATCATGATGTTCTGGGCCATCTCTCACCCCGCTGATATTACTCCGGAGGAGCTAAACCAGGCGGACCATGTATTTTTTGCTTCCGAAAAAATGCAGGAAGTCTTTGAGCCTAAGATTAAAACAGCCTCTTCTGTCCTTCCTCAATGCACGGATCCGGATGTAATGTTCTGTTCGGGAAGCTGCTCGCTCTCACCCGAGCTTCTTTTTGTAGGCAACAGCCGACATGTCTATCGAAGAATAATTAAGGATCTCATTCCTACAGAACACGACCTTCAGATATACGGACGTCACTGGGAAGATTTCCCGGAGGTTCAAAAGCATGTGGTTTCTGACTACATTGCCAACTCCGAGGTTTCGTCCGCTTATCACAACGCGGCAATATTGTTAAATGATCATTGGGACGATATGCTGGAATACGGAATAATCTCAAACAGAATCTTCGACGCACTGTGCGCAGGCGCATTTGTAATAAGTGATAATGTTCCCGGCATTCATGAACTCCTCGGGGATGCAGTAGTTACCTATAATGACCGTGATGATCTGAAAAATAAAGTCGACTACTATCTTTCACATCCCGATGAGCGAAATGCCATTGCCTCCATGGCGCAATCACTTGTAAAAGAAAAGCACAGCTTTGATGCACGTATTGCGGAAATAATAAAAGTGATGAGTCAGACGAAAGTCTGA
- a CDS encoding IspD/TarI family cytidylyltransferase produces MANIAIIIAGGSGHRMQQDIPKQFINVYDKPVLIYTLEGFQKHPQIDAIELVCIDGWQDMVWAYAKQFNITKLKWIVAGGESGQESIRNGVFNLEGKANDDDIIIIHDGIRPLVDEMVLSDVIVVCKKHGNAVTSLPYNEQIFVVNEEEEGTTKKYIPRETLRRVSTPQAYKFGKLDWAYHEAFEKEIGIKGSAYTNTMMVDLGEKLYFAAGSDKNIKLTTKDDLEMFKAYLKSDKDNWLK; encoded by the coding sequence ATGGCAAATATAGCGATTATCATTGCAGGTGGTTCAGGACATCGTATGCAGCAGGACATTCCAAAGCAGTTTATAAATGTCTATGATAAGCCCGTTCTTATCTATACTCTGGAGGGCTTTCAGAAGCATCCACAGATTGATGCTATTGAGCTTGTGTGCATAGATGGTTGGCAGGATATGGTCTGGGCTTATGCCAAGCAGTTTAATATAACAAAGCTTAAATGGATAGTTGCCGGAGGCGAGAGCGGACAGGAATCCATCAGAAACGGTGTATTCAACTTAGAGGGTAAGGCAAATGATGACGATATCATAATCATTCATGACGGTATCAGACCTCTCGTTGATGAGATGGTTCTGTCAGATGTAATCGTTGTCTGCAAAAAGCATGGCAATGCTGTTACGTCCCTTCCTTACAATGAGCAGATCTTTGTAGTCAACGAGGAGGAAGAAGGCACTACCAAGAAGTATATTCCAAGAGAAACATTAAGAAGAGTTTCAACACCTCAGGCATATAAATTCGGCAAGCTCGACTGGGCATATCATGAAGCTTTTGAGAAAGAAATCGGCATCAAGGGCAGTGCTTATACAAATACAATGATGGTTGACCTTGGAGAAAAGCTCTATTTTGCAGCAGGCTCCGATAAGAATATCAAGCTTACTACAAAGGATGACCTTGAGATGTTCAAGGCATACCTTAAGTCTGACAAGGATAACTGGCTTAAATAA
- a CDS encoding ABC transporter ATP-binding protein, with product MAVVKCDNVSVIYKTGNFKAIGLKEYVVRHLSGKFEVKEFYADKHVTFELNKGDMLGIIGTNGAGKSTILKAITGIMKPAEGKVTTKGRIAAFLELASGFDPEMTIKENTYLRGAMLGYSRKFIDEKYDDIIKFAELEKFESYTFKQLSSGMKSRLAFAIASQCQPEIIILDEVLSVGDGAFRKKSKEKMLEILESDVTGILVSHSVNQVRELCNKILWLDHGNQIAFTDEKDLYLDAYEEFLETKVLPKNKQDITDMACSYRIKMQARHEAESKKEAARLQEVLEGGEKSSAITAAIGILQKNCPEALNKKYLKENRS from the coding sequence ATGGCAGTTGTAAAGTGTGATAACGTAAGTGTTATTTATAAAACCGGGAATTTTAAGGCGATAGGTCTTAAGGAGTATGTGGTAAGACATCTCTCCGGAAAGTTTGAAGTTAAAGAATTCTATGCAGATAAGCATGTCACTTTTGAGCTTAATAAGGGTGATATGCTTGGAATTATCGGAACAAACGGTGCCGGTAAAAGTACAATACTAAAGGCTATTACAGGCATTATGAAGCCTGCTGAGGGAAAGGTTACGACCAAGGGCAGAATTGCCGCATTCCTTGAGCTTGCCAGTGGATTTGATCCGGAGATGACCATAAAGGAAAATACATATCTTCGCGGTGCGATGCTTGGATATTCCAGAAAGTTCATCGATGAAAAATATGATGATATTATAAAATTTGCAGAGCTTGAAAAATTTGAAAGCTATACCTTTAAACAGTTATCAAGCGGAATGAAGAGCCGACTTGCTTTTGCCATTGCAAGTCAGTGTCAGCCGGAGATTATTATTCTTGATGAAGTACTGAGTGTAGGTGATGGTGCTTTCAGAAAAAAGAGTAAGGAGAAGATGCTTGAGATCCTTGAATCGGATGTGACAGGAATCCTGGTTTCTCACTCTGTTAATCAGGTTCGTGAGCTGTGCAATAAGATTTTATGGCTCGATCACGGCAATCAGATTGCTTTTACTGATGAAAAGGATCTGTACCTTGATGCCTATGAAGAATTCCTTGAAACTAAGGTGCTTCCCAAGAATAAGCAGGATATAACAGATATGGCTTGTTCTTACAGAATAAAAATGCAGGCAAGACATGAAGCTGAAAGCAAGAAGGAAGCAGCAAGACTTCAGGAGGTTCTTGAGGGCGGTGAGAAGTCATCTGCTATTACCGCGGCTATCGGTATTTTACAGAAGAATTGTCCCGAGGCTCTCAATAAGAAATATCTAAAGGAAAACAGATCATGA
- a CDS encoding CDP-glycerol glycerophosphotransferase family protein produces MKLILKRAFRFVTRKIVFPVYYNLNTLKPIKEDKVVFVELRVSKLSNSFTELYEYLDTNYDLDIRTHFIRHGFVGNREKYAYIFSFLKDAATAKYIIFNEAADIFGSMRKRKNAHMLCTWHGCGAFKKFGLSTLDKEFGDSGIEARLYPGHPDYDMVTVSSPEVIWAYAEAMGKEKNKECIKPIGVSRTDVFFKRDYIDRAFENLYRLVPMARGKKVILYAPTFRGETKTALAPGELDIGLLYENLKDEYVLLVKNHPICHNKTIIPGEYRDFAVDITGKISTEDVICTADICISDYSSLVYEYSLFERPMLFFAFDLDEYFDNRGFYYDYEELAPGPICKTNEELVREIIHLSKSFEDSGYKKKVCDFKNRFMSACDGHATYRIVREFFGSDIEKFRKEK; encoded by the coding sequence ATGAAGTTGATCTTAAAAAGGGCATTCAGATTTGTAACGAGGAAGATTGTGTTTCCCGTGTATTACAATCTGAATACGTTAAAGCCCATTAAGGAAGATAAGGTTGTATTTGTTGAGCTGAGGGTTTCGAAGCTGTCAAACAGTTTTACGGAATTGTATGAGTACCTTGATACGAACTATGATCTTGATATAAGGACACATTTTATCAGACACGGTTTTGTGGGTAATCGTGAGAAATATGCTTACATATTTTCTTTTTTAAAGGATGCTGCTACTGCTAAATACATTATATTTAACGAGGCGGCTGATATATTCGGCTCAATGAGAAAAAGAAAAAATGCACATATGCTCTGTACCTGGCATGGATGCGGTGCATTTAAAAAGTTTGGCTTAAGTACCCTTGATAAGGAATTCGGAGATTCAGGTATTGAGGCGAGATTGTACCCGGGGCATCCCGATTATGACATGGTCACAGTGAGCAGTCCCGAAGTTATCTGGGCATATGCCGAGGCTATGGGAAAAGAGAAGAATAAAGAGTGCATAAAGCCTATAGGTGTAAGCAGGACAGATGTATTTTTCAAGAGAGATTACATTGACAGGGCTTTTGAGAATCTGTACCGACTGGTTCCCATGGCGCGTGGAAAAAAGGTTATTTTGTATGCACCGACCTTCAGAGGGGAAACCAAAACAGCTCTTGCACCCGGGGAACTTGATATAGGCCTGCTTTACGAAAACCTGAAGGATGAGTATGTTTTGCTGGTAAAGAACCATCCTATCTGTCATAATAAAACGATAATTCCTGGAGAGTATCGGGACTTTGCAGTCGATATTACAGGGAAGATATCAACCGAAGACGTTATTTGTACTGCTGATATATGTATTTCCGATTATTCGTCTCTTGTGTATGAATACTCACTGTTTGAAAGGCCGATGCTGTTTTTTGCTTTTGACCTTGATGAGTACTTCGATAACAGGGGATTTTATTATGACTATGAGGAACTGGCACCGGGACCTATCTGTAAGACCAATGAGGAGCTGGTTCGGGAAATAATTCACTTGAGTAAATCCTTTGAGGATTCGGGATATAAAAAGAAAGTCTGTGATTTTAAAAACAGATTTATGAGTGCCTGCGATGGGCATGCTACATATCGTATTGTCAGAGAGTTCTTTGGCAGTGACATAGAGAAGTTTAGAAAGGAAAAGTAG